GATCTTCTCTCTGAAAGTGAGTTGTCATATCGTCCTCACCCATGATAACTATTTGGTCTCGGGGTAATGATAAACCACGAGTGTCTATTTAGTACTTCAGTATCTCACAATATTACAGGGTGATAAAAAACttagataaataaatgaggGAGGTGTGCAGTGGAGAAAAAGATAACACAGTGCACAGGGAGTTTCTTTCCAAATTTCTTGTGAGACTGAGTgttctgtctttttgtgtttaaaatgttctAATTGCATTGCTGTGATGGTTATGACAGACTTACTTACATGCCAGTGGAAGAAGAATCCACTCATCACTTTTATTGCTTAGTCACCTAAAGATTTTATCCTACCTctaatgtataatatataatattatgtaCTGTTGTGTATTGCTGTGTATGACATGTGTTGTCTTATATGCCAGTGCCAAAGacaaatttccattttatgtaaatttaaagGACAATAAAGTAGTCTGAATCTGAGTCCGAATCTTATGGCAGTGTATATAATgaatttatttacattcatgCACAGAAACAAACTCTTCATATATCTGTAGGTCTCCTGCACAATCATGTCCCACTTCAAATATCTCTTCATGTCACATTTTTATCCTTTAAAGCCAAAATAACCCTTCAGTACATCTTTGTTAAATATCAAACTGAAGGCAATATTCTCTCGCATTTCACTGATAAAATCTTTAATCTACAAAAACATGTCTCATCCTGCTACATGTCTAGTCAGACTAAAAAAACTCAAGTAGCCTCTGTGCACCAAATAAGTAAACAATTGCATCAATAAACACGAAAGCCCATGCAAGACGTAAATCAATCACAGTGTGTGATAAGACTCTGCAATCATTAACTCTGTTTTGCTGAGAATTCATTTTGACTGCTGGCCCGATCACCCCtgtcagcagctctgctctgagCACTTTTATCTCTGTGACTCTCTATAGGTCCTTCAGTCATCAGACGATCAATAGACGTTTAACCTCCACAGCTCGAACAACAAGGCAGTAAATGTTTAGGAATTCGACCTTATCCTCTCAGTGCAGAGGACTTCATCCAAAGTTGAAATCTGATTAATAGCGTCAAAAAATATTCTAAAGATTTGAGCTTTTATACCTAATTCAATAAGACAAACACATTATCGTTCATCTGATGTACAGCCTGTTGACTGCATGCGTCAGTTTCAACACTTCATCAGCTCATTTTCGTCAAGTGTTCATTCGCTGCTCTCTTCCTACCTGCATGCTGAGGTCACATGCTGCTCTGGTCTGGTGCTGTTTGAACAAACCAACTCCGTCATCTGATCACgctttcattttttatttcaatgtcACAGGACaacctttttgttttgcagcCTGCCTGTTGGTAGTTGTTGAGGAAGTATTCAAATCcctttttatataaaaaaagcaataaaactgTGCAAAAATACTCTAAAAGTCCTGTACTTCTGTAGTTTTGCTAGACATGCATCTATTGCACATCTGTCCgtcctggaagagggatccctcctctgttgcttttACCCATTAAAGGGTTTTTAAGGGACTTTTTCCTCATctgaatcgagggtctaaggatagaggatgttgaattgttgtacagattgtaagACCACCTGAGGCAAACTTGTGATTTGCAAtattgtgctatataaataaaattgatactatcagcaaaatgtatttacagcattaaaagtaaaagtactacaATGGCTCCTGTCAGTTATATACAGGATATTACAATTGGATTATTAGTACTGATTCATTAACATGTAAAGAGCATTTTACTGTAATCATGgaagagctcattttaactTCAACTTTAACTTTATATACTTTTGGGTCGTTCAATCTATAGCAATGCATCTCATTTTATAAGCTAATCGCAAGTTTTACATgtgaaatcttaatctgcaaataaCAAGTGACTAAAACTGTCTGATGCATTTAGTGCagtagaataaaatgaaaatactaaaagtacaagtacctcaaagttATGCTTGTGCATAAGTACCACTTATGCTTGAGTggtacttcagtaaatgtattgttatcttccaccactgcttgtCAGGAAATATGAAATACTGCTTACTACTGCCATCATGTGGACACGTAACAGTACAGCAGTCAACTCTCAATTCACTATTGAGCTGCCCAGGCTGCTCAAACTGTTGAATCGCTGAATTATTTTGCGTCAAACATAGTCATCACGTATTTATAGCCTAATATACATGAATCTGCTGTCAATTTGTGTCCATATTTTTTCACTCAATGAAGCAGCTCTTGCAAACTTCCAACATTCAAAGCTTTTCTCTCTCAAAACAACTCTACGTCACATTTCTTTCTTAAGATTCAAGCAGCAGTGAATCAGAAACACATAccagcatttgtttttttagcttCCAGCAGCTTTACTCTTCATAGCTCTATGGTTTTAATGCACAAACAGCAGCTTGTCGTTCAACTCGACTCTGGAATAATCTACAAATCATCGACTAACTCTCACAGTTCTCTCTGCCTTGTTTGGAAAAATTCCCTCTTTACCTCTACCTGGGTTGGAGAAGTGCAGCGTCCCATCCTGGCCATACATCCCTGTGAAGGCCGAGCCCTGAAAGTGAGCCGGCCAGCTGAGCGAAGGCCCATGAGCCTCGGCGGCTCTCTCAGGCCCAGCCAGGCTGAGGCAGACTGGGAGGAGAAGCAGGGCCACTGTTACTGGATAGTGCTGTTTGCCGGGGCCACTGGGCCGGTTGTAAGGGCCCAAGGCACACAGGGATAATCCCCTAATGCCTGTCACAATGAGATTTGATTGGAGACTTGAAAACCCGGATTAATAGTGTCAAGTGAACAGTGTGTAATACCTTCCCTCCAAACAGGCTGCTAATTGGCCTTTCTGTTCAAAAGCAGAGAGGCACATGTAGATTGGCTGAAAATCATACTTTATTACAGTAAAGAGTAACATTCACTTCATTAGCTGACACTACACTGTAACTTTTCTATGCTTTTTACAGCTACAGttcatcttattttattatactgtacaCAAATGTTTTCAGAGGTCAAGTTCATGTTACAGGTTACTGTAACTGTCTGATCAGATTATATGGGGCCACCTGAGTATACAAGAATAGAGTCATAAAGTGGCTGAAGGAAAATCAACACAGCCAGAGTTATAACTACagtcagctaaaaaaaaaagttgcaacaGTTGTGGCGAAATTGAGCATTCATTTTAGATTTGTATGCCTAATAAGGATTGTGTTAGCATCTCCTGAAATTCACATATAGCTCGTTATAATAGAGTTGTGTTTATGGAGAGTACCTATGATAACTTAGTAATGGTGTAATGATTTAATCCAATTAAATCAAATCCTACATTCTTCCCAGAATTTAGCAACTCTGCAgatgtaaactgtaaaataacttAAAGGATAAACTAACTTTTTTTCAAGCCTATCTTAACAATTGTCACATGGTAATGTGTATGttgaaaaagtaattttgaTGTAATTGTTCCTTTTCTCCATATAAAGTTCAGTCAGATTTAGACAAATCAAGCTTGTATCCTTATTTAGTGTGaaattctgtctttgtgtttctgtccctCCACTGtagctcagcaaggaaacacaaactaggaacacaaagagggaatttttgtACTAAAAACAACTGTAATTTATGGAAAATAACCACTTGATTTGTTTAACTtggactgctgaagcctcatattagcttagATCACTTACATTGGAATCCACTTAGGAATGGACTTCTACACGGCCTGCATGGAGAAGAAGAACAATTACAGCAACCAACTATTCCTTCAATATACATGTGGACACATGATTAATGTCTTAGGAGAGACTTGAAACAATGTGAATATATCCTTCAACTGATTCAGTCACCATTATTTGGacataaatactgtacactAAGGTTCAAAGAATCCAGAAGAGTCCAAACTTGAGCCTCAAATGTCTTCTAGGATTAACTTCTTGTATCTGTTTTTGAAACTCAGTCTGTCAAAAGCACAACAGTCAGGTCTTCAATTCAAATAGATGTTCATCAGCTCAAACTTTGGTGGAGTTGTCTTTCAAACACTGAATAAGTGCTATTCCAGTGTTATAAGAATGTTTTTTGTActaatttgcttgttttttgggttttttttgtctcagtccAGTGCCTGCACATGTGTtcttatttaatgtgtttttattgtgtgtattttaatgcATTAATATCTTTTACACACCTAAATCTTAGCAAACATTTTAGGTATTGTATAGATGTAAGTTTTCCCATCATAAACCTtcattatttcatcattatCCTCACCAAACTACTATTTAACTCAAATGCCACAAACATTCAGAAATCTCAATTTGTTACAGCCATTAGACAAGAAGATGTTCTATTTGTGAGTCCAGTTTAGTCATTTTGACCCGATAGCTCACTCTGTGTATCTTAGATGGTGTATACTGTGGAGCCAGACCTCTCTGTGCCCCACGGTCAAGTCATTCAGCTTCCTAGGCAAACAGATATCTGCTGAGGGGCTGTTGAACGGCTGTTGTCATGTTTACATTCACCAAGTGATTCTGTTAACAGCAGAGCTCGGAGAGTTTGTCCAGGCTGTGACCGTTGAGCAATTAATCCCATGTTATCTATATTGTAAGTTAAAGTAACCATGCTGAGAAGGAGGTTTGTCAGCTTCTCTCAGTAGTTGAGTCTTTGCACCAGACACGCTCAGTTATTTTAGAAATTGATCCAGATCTTTGACATGCTTTCCTTCACTTGTCATGATTTTTGTATTGCAACCTGCTGCTGAACTCTTCAGCCTTACAGTACATATGACATTAAAATTTGAGTATGTTTAAATTTGTAATGCTTGCTAGAGACATTGTGTCAGCACAACTTTAAAGTCGAGGCAACCCGAACAGtgatttacagtttgtttgGACAAAGGAGCATAGTATAACCCGATCTAGGCCAAAAAGAAGCTTAGAGTAGGCCGCTGCCAAAGAATGCATTTGTAACATAAATGTGTCCCGGTTTTGGACGATTTGTCAAGCATATTGTATACTGTAAACAAATCCTTTCAgaaaatgttgctgttgaacTCAAAAACAGTACAACTCACTCAGTTTTTAGGTGATTGTAGCCAAAATTCCCCAAACATCCTCTCATTAAATACACTGAATACAGTCAGaataacacaaacactgcaACATCTGTAATATTTtggatttctttctctttctctttctctttctctttctcttctcttgtaTAGCATGTAgcttaaaggataagactgttgtttattctatttttttgttattgtcaacaaatctctcTGGTTCCCacttaaatgtgtaaaaaatgtgtAACGGATATGTACTgtcatgtttaaaaatgctCATTAAATTCCTAAAAACAGCTGGCCACTGTAGttttactcaaacaggagtaaatagtgtgtttgttggggACTGTTTTCAGCTACGGATGAATACACAATAGAGAGGACATATGGCAGCAAGGCATGTGGGATCGACACAATATaagctactgtgtgtgtgttcattgtaatgaagtaacatgtcacccagtgcaacagtgtggctcatttcTGTGATTCACAGAGGATAAACTATATCAGACttttggctacacagacaatCCTTGTCTCAGTTTACTGTTggatttggtcttttcatggcatttgttgaaaaatgtagaatatcacCACACTTATCCTGTAAAGGATAAGGCTGCCAATTTTCCaagtttttcttattgtcaacaaatctcatgtgcagagccaaaccaacaatggaTCGATCCTACTTAGTATTGCgtgtgtattcaaagcctgatatatcttattcctctgtgctgtagacttCCATTGTTGACCAAAGACtgttaaaaactgttgtttagaaacggctttCACTCAAGTTTTCACTGTCTGGAAAGTAAGAAATGCAGTAAACAATTGCCATTTTTTCATGCTTCTTGTACTGATCAGCCTCTGATCCAGATATTGTAAGTTTCCCAAAGAAGTTTAGTGCAAGGTCAAGACTTGTGATACATATCACAACAAGCTAGCAGAGCGGTGTCGACAGACCTGCGTCCTCATGCACATGCACGTTGGCCTCTTCCCAACATGGAAATACTTTCCAGAGAGTGAAAACTTGATTGCAgtttaaataaactaaagtaaCCGAGCTCCTTGGGGACAAAGAAGAAGtcatccagtgcaacagtgtttttaatcgtcaacagaggaaacagaggaaaagtatatatatatcaggctttggatacacacataatacttgtaatcagttcattgttgttttggctctgcacatgataTTTgttaataataagaaaaatatagaaaattaccAGCCATATCTTTTAAATGTGCAATCTGTGCTTATCATTACTGCTATTATGGTCTTCACATGATGGAGTTAAATTACGCCTCAGATGGCATTTGAAAATCTCAATAAATATTCAGTAGCTGTTGTATCTGAATGGTGGCAGACACAATGTCAAAATCATCAGATGTTTGTGTGATGATTCATGTCTTGTTGATAGAGATATTGTCACGTTTGAGGACACTGTTTCTACCAGTGAAGGAAACCAGTTGATGGATGTGACATGAATTGACAGTTGGATGTATTAttagtagtagcagcagcattGGTGGTAGTTTATCACTGAAATTTACAGCAACATCAATTCATTTCAGTGGAAAAGTAAGGACAAAGTAAATTTGCACTAATTTTTGCAGTTAAGTTCAACTTTGGTGGACAGCGACATCCCAATTGGCGCCATTGACCAAGAGCAAAACTTGAGTCCAAACTGGAGGAGGCCATCGTAGCTTATTAGATGTGTTGCAAAatcaacttttatttaaccTCCTCTGAAGTATAAACTGCTCCTCAAAACACGAATGGTTTGAAGACATTTCTGAGACAGGAGTCGATGGTACAAATATGTCTTTTGAATACGCTGTGAGAAGTTATTGTCTCATTAGCAACCAAGGTAGAGAGCTTTAGCAAGGTTGCTAGCTCTTATCCCCCATCAGTAActctttattaaattaaataatgcaTACTTGagaacaaaacatcaaatgGGAGTAAACGGcaaagtaaagagaaaatagaagCGATTAGATTGTCAAGCAGAGTAAATTTCCAACTAACCCTGTGAGTAGTCACAATATCATTAATCTTCTAGAGCCACACATTCTGTGCTGcagtgaaaagtgccctgagataacttctgttatgatttggcgctatataaataaaattgaattgaattgaaaagagaaagacatgAAAGATGTGATCAAGATCATCATTTAGCTCAATAATGTGCACCGCATCCGTTCATGGGCACAAAAACTGCCACATTAATCaattttttatctgtttttctcatttggCAGAGCTTTGTGAACATGGATTTGCATCTCTACATCCCATTGTGACATGCAAATGATTCAATGAATGATAacaagagtaaaaataaaacccCAACCAACTGCCGGCGGTGTGAGAGGGAGCGCAGTGAGGCCTTTGCTTTCATTGAGATTGTtcaatacagacacacacacacacagcaagcgTCTGCAGCCTGTGGCAGCAATGTGAAGAGAGATGTGAAGGATGAGGGTTTTCTGTGATCTCAAATATATCAAGCCCTCCAACTGTGGCTGTGCAGCATCATATGTTATAGCCACAAAAGCCTCATCAAAATTTCATCAtagcttttatatatatatatgagtctTTTAACTCCACAGAAAGAATGTTTTCAGCACCCCAGGtagagaataaaaacacttcGTCCagtgctgcagcttctcaaaacTCCTACTTGCATTGactgcagcaacaacaacaacatcatttCAAATCATCCTTTGAGCCTCTGTACCATCATCACCATCGGGCCTGTCTTCCATGGCCTTTTTTAACAACCTCCATATCTCTGACACACCTCCTGGATTACAGCCGTGTGAAAAAGCCAGATACAAATGGCGGTGATATTTCCACTCAGAATCAGTTGTGATCCAGCCGAGCTCAGGAGCCAAGCGGCTGCTGCGcgaaaacacagaaaagaaagaaaaaagcaagcAGCTGCAACACTCGACCTTTTCTCACTGAAACCGCCGACACaagttgataaaaacataagtGTGTACTCACCAAATGGAAGTTCCATACTTGAGCTGAcctgtgtgtttacattgaCCATGTCGTCCTTTGCTTCCTTTCAAGCATATGTTTTAAATCCACTTTTTCCTCCCCAACCATAAGGTGTAAAATGTGGAAGTTTGGCTCCTGTAGTGTGAGAAGGGTGTTGTTGGTGCAAGGTAAGGCCGGTGTTGCCGCTGTTATCTTATTGATTTTCCTAATCTGGGCAAATGTGGGTGGGGAGGTTAAACAGTAACCAGGCTCGTATGGACACCAATCTATATAGCAGCCGTAACTATGGCAACATGATGATAGAAACTCAAATAGACATAAAGTTATTATGtgcttctccctctttctcatcTCTAAACAGCCGTTTCTCAACATACAGATTATGGATGAATAAGGAATAGAGTTAATacaaaaaggagagagaaagccGGAGGGTGGGGAGTGAcataaaagacagagaggagtggAGAATGTACTGAGGGTGGCAGCTAACAaactgtgtatgatgagtgACGTAGGCacaatcagttttgttttgactgAGGGGGGAAGTGGCTTACTGCTTAGCTGTCAAATATCAAATTAGGCGAGAAACACCTGTGGATAGCAGGACATCCACTGACATCTATTTTTAAAACGCAAACGCAAAACAATCACCGTGCAGAAATGTAATTCGCACACCTGTTTCACTTTCTAAAAAGGCAATTTTATACCATCCAGGATGAAAGATAGCAGCTAGCAATcaggtaaattaaaaaaaaaaaaattctcaacaataatgatgtttaacATGATTTATTTGTATAAGATCAGGATTTGTTACATAATGTAACATCACTGGTGTTTTTATGCAATTTTACAATCTCTTAATTGAATTGTTTGGCACTTAATTGTTTCTTTGCCAAGAATAAGATGATAAGATTGATACCACACTCATGTTTATCTGTTAAACATGAAACTACAGTAGCCAggtagcttagcttagtataaagactggaaacagggggggaacagctagcctgactctcTCTGacggtaacaaaatccacctatcAGCAGCTCTTAAATTCACCATATTAAAATGTCATATCTTGCTTATTTAATCCGTACAATAATGAGTAAAAACAAGGAAGTAAATTTGCCTCGTCAAGATATTGTCTGACATATAaaccctgtaaaaccacaacttgttatttttacactttggtttttgtatagattaaacaaacaagatgttaattagtgagatttagaggtgctggtaggccGATtctgttacctttggacagagtctATCTGTttcccccctgtttccagtcttgatgctaagctaagataaacagctgctggctgtagcttcacaGACATAAAAGTGGATCGATCTTCTCCTCTAAGTCTTGGCAAGAGggcaaataagcacatttcccaaagTGTTTGTAGAGGCCTTGACTGGTGGTGACAACATGAAGAACTGCCAGTaattctataaaatgttaaaaacaataaacatagtTATGATAAATGGAGCTGTACGAAAATGTAGAATAAGCAAAACTTTTCTCTCACACAGAAAGTCGCTCTTGACATTCATTTGCGAGAAACTTTTCTTTCTTAATGCTGGGTGAAAATGGTTTCCATATCAACTATTTTACATGTTTGCTGTTAATGGCAACAcggtgtgtttttatgtgtgtgtgtgtgagagtgtgtgtgtccacgAATTGATTGAGAGGCACAGCTGATTCCCTCATATTTTAGACCATAAAAGCTGCATTAAGCTCCAGTTTTATGGCAGAGAAAGTCTCTGAAGGGTAAATGGAGAGATGTAATGAGGTGAAATGCAGGACAGAAAATTTCCTGAAGCAGCAGTGAATAAACACACGTAGTGAACAGCAGATTATTTATAGGGATATACAGCGCCATCAGTTATTTATAACTTAATTAATGTTCAGTCAGGCAAACAGACAACCACAAATTAAACCACATTCTGGTTTACTGTAGGAATGACTTGACAGTTTTTCACgctaaataaagaaaaatattctaATCAGGTTAGCAAGAGGATCAATAACACATCCAAGGTTCCAGTAAGTATAATCTGTACAACAAAAGTGCTTAATTTCTTCAATCAATGACTCTCAATAGTCACTCAAGGcagcaaattaatcaataacagTGCAAAAACTCTCCATAGATGTCTCCAAGAGGTATAAAAATAGGCAACTTTTTCAAccaataaaggaaaaaatattttgttttcaatatAAGTGAAATGTGGACAATCATCAGCAATGAAAATGCATTAATAACTATGAATATGGTAATAGTGGTAACTGGACTAACTGgctgcattatttatttattttttattttttttgtaaaaattgCCTCAGTATGCAGCCTGTGTGTTAGTTAAAGCTCGACTTCACGTGGATAatgattttgtaatttttttctttcttctaaactaaaacatgtttaaaatccAGTGTTGTGTCAATATCTTGtaagtctttttctttttgtgcttGGTGAGCACTGGTTTCTCCAGCAGGAGCCGCCATAGCTGGACGGACAAGCAGAACAAGGCTTCCCGGTGCTATAAGGAGCCTCTCCCACCCAGTTTCctctgaaacacaaataaacataacgTTAGCTTCAAAGCCTTGTTTTTTCGTGTTCTGGTccaaaatatatgtaaaaaataaagaatacctgaaacatttaatgataaaaatgtgtgCATTATGCATGTTGTAATCTCATCTGTCCAAAGATTGTGTTTTGAGTTGCTTTCTATCAGTACAGAACAGCTGATCTGATTGTTTTGTCATATTAACAAGCACCAGCACCTACATATTGTATATACCATGatatacactatatacagtTGTGGAAGAAGTATACACATCACTTACTTGACTGCATTCAAGATTTGTCTAGCAGTAAAAGTAAGTACAAAAAGGCCTCTCCAAGAGTGTtactatatattattatatacatgatatttgattattattattgatgcattaacatattttaatattgcaGCTGGATGAGGTGGAGAGCTCATTTTAAATACttaatatgtttatgtttttggtaTCACTGCATCATAATTCATCAATTACTCGTTTTATAAGCTGatcatatgttgtgtgtgtataaaatctgaatctgcataGTAGCtgtagctgtcagataaatgtagtggaataaaaagtacaatatttcctctgaaatgcagtggagttTAAGAATAAAGTAACatataatggaaataatcaagTAAATTACATGTACAGCAAAACTGTACATAAATACAGATTATCGGATTATCCTCTGAAATCAAGtaaatgaattgaattaaaaGGGCTTTATCATCACCCTGTTGCTGTATACATttgtaggttttttttatataaagtaTGTATGAGACAGATCGGGAAACCCTGGAGAAGTTCTCAGCATTTACTACATGTGCGTCTCCTGATCAAAATAAGTTCTTCTTACTTCGTGGAGTAGTTGCAGACTAGCAGCATCGCCTCGCTCCAGGTGcttccaaacacaaacatgttaacaCACTTCCTGAGAGCACATCCCAGTCTTTTGGTGCTCGCCCACACCATCTGAGAGGAACCACAAAACACAGTTTGATGCTAATATCCATAAAACCACGTACTAACTAACTACAGAAGCAAAACCGCATGTTTAATTGGGAACATATCGTTTCATTAAACTCTATTTTGAAAGTACTAAATGATCAAATCCATCCCGATTCGTCCAACAGAGAAAATCTACCTACTGTACCTGTGTGTAGTGAGAGCACACGGATCCACTGCATCTGTTGGGGTAGGAGAAACGATGCCTCTCATCATACCAGGACCTGATCAGATCAGTGATGGACTTGTACCTGTCATGGCCAACATACATTCAGTctatataattttaaataacTACACGTGTATTGTTTTCATCATTGTATCCTGCAGTCTTTAGTGTATGTTAAGACAATACTGCATAAACCACGAGCTGATTCTCTGCACTACCTTCCTGTAGTGATTGACAGGTTTTGGCCCAGATATTTCATGGCTTGTGGCGGACCGTGATCCCAAACGCATCGTGAAGCCCAAGAGTCAGCTGACTTAGCAAGTCCCTCATCCCAGAGCTGTAGAGgcaatagagagagagagagagagagagagagagagagagagagagagagagagagacttcattaaggaaaaaaacaaaaatccactTCAAACCAAGACCAAACCAAAAGCACTTTCATACATACATCAGCTTCCTGCTGTTTTTTGTAAGTCTTCTGTATAATGTTTTGAGGTCAATTAGACCCCCTGTTATGAACAAATTATTATAAAACTCCAAAATCAGAAATCATTATAGTCTACTCACATTATTTGGGATTTGGGAGGGGCAGCGTTGCGTAAACAGTACCATCAACATCAATCACGGATACAGAACATATGAAAATCTATTGTatttaactgtgttttacaGCTAAGGTGTAACACAGAAGTATAGTCATGCAAATCATCAGTTCAACATCATGTTTATAAGCAGTTCTTTAAAAATGGAGTATCAAGGTGGAAAACAATGTTAAGTATGTTTTTTGTGCTGTTAAAGAGGTTGTGGGGTCTCCAGGATCCCAAAGAGAACATTGGGGTTTATCTCATGTTGagctttttctttccttcttacTTTTATCTGCAcagttttaacacatttttaccTCACATTGATGTATTCtcatgtgtgtgtactgcacTTGGCATTTTGTGTTTGATGATAACCTAAAAAAGATCATCACAAACTGCCATGTGCCCAGTATTTCCTCACCATGTACTCCATATTAGCAGCAGGGGGGAAGACCTGAGAGCGGACTCGGTTGTGGTAGTCCAGCAAAGCGTTGATCTCTCTGGATGAAATGGCTCGCTTACTTCTGCTGTGAGGCACACTGATGGCCTCGGTGAGCATCCTGACTTCagactgtgtttctgctccAGCTGTGGTCGTGTTGAGCAGCTCTGTGGAACTcgacagcacagcagcagcagctcccaTGTGAGGCATCGTCCACAAGGTGGCAGCCAACAGAAGCTGAACACAAGCAGCAGCCATCCGAGCTTTGTGGAAGAGGCTGCAGCTGCTCCACATCCCTCTATACTTCTGAGGAGGAAAGAGGTTTACAGCATGTTCAGACTGACAACATAAAAATCAGTCAAAGCTCAAAGCGTTGAGGACTTCAGCTCATGACAGGTTGACAATATCAAAACTATTAATTATCTTGGTGTGATTCATTAGGaaagaattaaacattttgaaacacCTGTGCATCAGTAAGGCtgaatttatttcctttcacctgctgacaaaacaacatgtcagtcaagtgaaaagaaacagatgGGAGACTATAATAAAAgggattcatttttttttttga
This window of the Thunnus albacares chromosome 5, fThuAlb1.1, whole genome shotgun sequence genome carries:
- the r3hdml gene encoding R3H domain containing-like encodes the protein MWSSCSLFHKARMAAACVQLLLAATLWTMPHMGAAAAVLSSSTELLNTTTAGAETQSEVRMLTEAISVPHSRSKRAISSREINALLDYHNRVRSQVFPPAANMEYMLWDEGLAKSADSWASRCVWDHGPPQAMKYLGQNLSITTGRYKSITDLIRSWYDERHRFSYPNRCSGSVCSHYTQMVWASTKRLGCALRKCVNMFVFGSTWSEAMLLVCNYSTKGNWVGEAPYSTGKPCSACPSSYGGSCWRNQCSPSTKRKRLTRY